ATCGGTCCCTTGTTCATTCCCGTGCTTCGCCGCCTGAAATTCGGGCAGGCGATCCGGGAGGAAGGACCGCAATCCCATCAGAAAAAAGCAGGGACACCCACCATGGGGGGTACCATCATTTTGTTGGCACTCATTTTTACCGTGCTCAAATTTGCCAATGCGACCATCGAGGTTCTCTTTTTGATGCTGGTTACCATCGGGTACGGATTGATCGGCTTTCTGGATGACTACATCAAAATCGCCAAAAAACGAAATCTGGGGCTGACGGCCAAGCAAAAATTCACCGGCCAGATCCTGCTCGCAGTCGGCGCTTATTATTTGCTGCATCTGATGGGGCACGACACGTCGCTCCACCTTCCGGGCACACCCTGGAAACTCGAACTCGGCATTTTCTACTTTCCTTTCCTCTTGTTCTTGCTCGTAGGCACGACCAATGCGGTCAACATCACGGACGGATTGGACGGTCTTTTGGCGGGAACGGGGGCGATCGCCTTCGGGGCCTATGCGATTATCGCCTGGTTCAGCCAGAGCTTTGACACCGCGATCTTCAGCGCCGCTGTCGTCGGGGCCGTACTCGGATTTCTGGTATTTAACGCCCATCCGGCCCGCGTCTTCATGGGGGACACGGGCTCGCTCGCGCTGGGCGGGGCATTGGCCGGGATCGCCATCATGACCAAAACCGAGCTGCTCCTCGCCATCATCGGCGGCGTCTTCGTCGTCGAGACTCTGTCTGTCATTTTGCAGGTCGTCTCTTTTAAAACGAGAGGCAAACGCATTTTCCGCATGAGCCCGTTGCACCATCACTTTGAACTGACGGGCTGGTCGGAGTGGCGCGTCGTCGTTACTTTTTGGCTGGTCGGGATAATTTGTGCAGGGCTTGGCGTATACCTAGAGGTGGTGACGCTGCGATGAATCGCTATCAAGACAAAAAAGTGGTCGTACTTGGCATGGCAAAAAGCGGTGTAGCAGTGGCAAAACTGCTGCACCGCTTTGGTGCGCATGTCGTGGCAAATGATCAGAAACCGCGCGAAGAAGCGGCCGGCGCGGAGGAACTGGAAGCGCTCGGCATCCGCGTCATCTGCGGCGGACACCCGGATGACCTGATTCACCCGGGAATCTCGCTCGTCGTCAAAAATCCCGGCATTCCCTACGAGGCGGCTCCCGTCGCCCGGGCGCTGGAGCTGGGGATCCCCGTCGTGACGGAGGTGGAGCTGGCCTATCAGGTATCCCGCGCGCCGATGATCGGCATCACCGGCTCCAATGGAAAGACGACGACCACCACGCTCATCGGACTGATCCTGCGCGAAGCGGGCATCGATGCCTTGACTGGCGGAAATATCGGCACGGTCCTGTGCGGACTGGCCGAGGAGGCGCGGCCCGACCAATGGCTGGTGGCCGAACTGAGCAGCTTCCAGCTGATGGGGACGGCTGCTTTCCGTCCCAAGATCGGGGTGCTGCTGAATGTGTATCCGGCTCATCTGGACTATCATCACACGATGGACGAGTACCGGGCAGCCAAATGGAAGCTCTTTGCCAATCAGACGGCGGATGACATCGCGATTTTGCCCTACGATCAGGCCGATGCTTGTCCGGATCTGCAGTCGCTTGCCGCACAGGTCTACTTTTTCAGCAAGCATCGCCCCGTTCCGCGTGGCACCTATGTAGAAAATGGCAGCATTCTCTTTGTAGGAGCTGCGGGGGAGCGCGAAGAAATACTACCTGTCGAAAAGCTGTCTGTCGCCCATCTCGACAATGCGCTGGCAGCCGCACTCGCCTGCAAGCTGGCGGGGGCGGACAACGGCTCCATCGCCCGTGTGCTGGAGAGCTTTGCCGGGGTGGAGCACCGGATGGAATACGTCGCGACCATCGCGGGCGTAAAGTATTACAATGATTCCAAGGCAACCAATGCGGAGGCGGCTTCCCGCGCGCTTCAGGCATTGAAAGAGCCGGTTGTCTGGATCTGCGGCGGCCTGGACAGGGGTGTGACGTTTCACGACCTCATTCCCGTGATCCAGCCGCGAGTCAAAGCGGTAGTTGCTTTCGGGGAGACGGCCCCGATTTTGCTAGCCCGCGCCAAAGAAGCAGGAATCAACACGCTGATCCATGTCGATACTGTGGAAAAAGCTGTGATCGCCGCTTCGGAGGCAGCGTCG
This sequence is a window from Brevibacillus composti. Protein-coding genes within it:
- the mraY gene encoding phospho-N-acetylmuramoyl-pentapeptide-transferase, with the protein product MFADNVLLVTIVAAFLIAVLIGPLFIPVLRRLKFGQAIREEGPQSHQKKAGTPTMGGTIILLALIFTVLKFANATIEVLFLMLVTIGYGLIGFLDDYIKIAKKRNLGLTAKQKFTGQILLAVGAYYLLHLMGHDTSLHLPGTPWKLELGIFYFPFLLFLLVGTTNAVNITDGLDGLLAGTGAIAFGAYAIIAWFSQSFDTAIFSAAVVGAVLGFLVFNAHPARVFMGDTGSLALGGALAGIAIMTKTELLLAIIGGVFVVETLSVILQVVSFKTRGKRIFRMSPLHHHFELTGWSEWRVVVTFWLVGIICAGLGVYLEVVTLR
- the murD gene encoding UDP-N-acetylmuramoyl-L-alanine--D-glutamate ligase — encoded protein: MNRYQDKKVVVLGMAKSGVAVAKLLHRFGAHVVANDQKPREEAAGAEELEALGIRVICGGHPDDLIHPGISLVVKNPGIPYEAAPVARALELGIPVVTEVELAYQVSRAPMIGITGSNGKTTTTTLIGLILREAGIDALTGGNIGTVLCGLAEEARPDQWLVAELSSFQLMGTAAFRPKIGVLLNVYPAHLDYHHTMDEYRAAKWKLFANQTADDIAILPYDQADACPDLQSLAAQVYFFSKHRPVPRGTYVENGSILFVGAAGEREEILPVEKLSVAHLDNALAAALACKLAGADNGSIARVLESFAGVEHRMEYVATIAGVKYYNDSKATNAEAASRALQALKEPVVWICGGLDRGVTFHDLIPVIQPRVKAVVAFGETAPILLARAKEAGINTLIHVDTVEKAVIAASEAASPGDAVLLSPACASWDMFPSFEVRGSMFKDVVHRLKTSLA